atttataaacatCTTAATATATATTTCTTCATGTACATAAAGAAAGTCTGCTTATATAATGTCtttatatatttctttatatatatataattttaaatatatataaatttgtCCTTGAAATATATAATTGGCTTTTTGGCATCACAGGGAAGTAAAAAAAGCCAGTGTAAGAAATGGAGATTCGGGGATTGGGAAACAGCTTGGGATTTGGAGAAGTGCTGCAACAGCTAATTGGGAAGAAGGGAGAACACCTTAAAAACTTCTCctgctgcattttatttttacattatctGGGATATCCTGTCTAAAAAACTAGAGAGTGTCACAATCAGGCATATGGAGGAaagtttctcctttttttcccctaaaagaAGGAAATGGTCCCCAGTATCTGTAATCAGAAGAGATGAAGAGTCCCTGGTCCTCAAGCTCAACAAGTGGGCAAGAAGGGCTTAAATTCCTGAAATTAAAATACCAGGcagcaaacacacaaaaaaaaggtaATACTATTTTTCAGCTGAGTGTTTCCTCCCCATCAGTCTCCAGAGCCCAGCCTTCACCttctggttcctcaggctgtagatgaagGGGTTCAGCATGGGCGTCACCATGGTGTAGAACATAGAGGCCACCTTGTCTCGCTCCCGGGAGCTCCCGGAGCTGCGCTGGGAGTACATGGACACAAGGGATCCGTAGAAGAGCACCACAACAGCCAGGTGGGATGCGCAGGTGGAGGCGGCTTTGCGCTTCCCTGCAGCCGAGAACGTGCCCAGGATGGCAGCTAGGATGAAGGTGTAGGAGAGGAGGATGGCCAGGATGGTGGCAGCCAGGCTGAAGCCTGCCGTGATGAACATCCCCAGCTCGTTGGGCGCAGGGTCCGTGCAGGACAGGGCAAAGAGCAGGGGCCCCTTGCAGTAGAAATGTTTGATGACTTTGGGGCCGCAGAAGCTCAGCCTAAGGGCCAGGCCCGTGTGGAGGGTGGCATTGGTGACCCCAGCCAGGTACGAGCACACAGATCCCTCGGGACATGGAGAGGGAGTAGAGCAGGGGGCAGCAGATGGCCACGTAGTGGTCGTAGGCCATGGCAGCCAGAAGGAAGCACTCAGTGGTGGCAAAGGCCACGTAGAAATAGAACTGCATGAGGCACGCGGCGTGAGAAATGACCTTGTCCTCATCCAGGAGatcctggagcagcctgggagtgATGAAGGAGGAATAGCAGAGGTCAAGGAAGGGCAGGCTGCTCAGGAATAAGTACATGGGGGTGTGGAGCTGGGCAACCCGCCAGATCAACACCAGCAGCCCCACGCTCCCCAGCAGGGTGATCACATAGATCACCAGGAACACCACGAAGAGGACAACCTGGACATTGCCCTGCTCAGAGAATAGCGAGAGGATAAAGTGAGCACTGCGGGTTCCATTGCCTTTGGCTGCCATCCTAATGCAGGTGCTGCGGGAAAGCCAAGATGAAGAGTCAggatatttctgttttctgcacaAACATGTTAAAAATGGCTGTGTTTTTAGCAGCAAACACAGCCTGGAGATGCAGGAACTGCAGAATTTACTGTTTggttcaaaatacattttaagtgGTCAAAGTTCACTACTGAGTTTGTTTCTAATGGTTTTAGTCTGCTTTAGCCACTGATTGGGTTTGATAAATCACTTTGCACAGTGGAAGTTTTACACCACCTCCTGAAGAAGTTAAGGGGGTTTGTTACTCATCAGATTCAAAGCATTAACCCTAGTAATTTATCCTGACTGTAGAAATCATTatgaatttgaaaaaatatgaaaacaacaaaaaacaaccccaaaacttATTGGTTTAGAAGATCCAAAGGAGACAGAGCACTGGTGAGAGATCAGGACATCCATAAAGTTTTCTTTAGTAGAGTcagaacaaatgaaaataaaccagatttcttcccttccttcccatgAAACTGAAATTCAGGTTCAGACAGGATATCTGTATTAAAAACCACTTTAAATATAGTGATACTTGTGTCATTCCTGTGAGAAGTatgaagcagaaaagaaaagggttttaaaagtctggagaccccaaaaatgttGTGGTGCCATGATTAACTGGGAGGAGTAAGATGCTGATAATACAGttcaaataaatagaaaaaaatatatataatttggGAAATTATCCAGGTAGTGCTGCTATGCAGTGATTGATCTTCAAGGCCAGATTAGATAGcgcttggaacaacctgggccagtgcaaggtgtccctgcccgcgGATCATCACTGGAGGATCcataaggtcccttccaacccaaaccatggaTTCCATGATAAATTCCTGGGTTTCACATCAGAGACCCTGAGCCTGAATGATTATTTGTTGTGACAACAAGCTCCCACCTCAAGCCCTCTCCTTGCAACACATCAACTCCTTGCAGCCTTATTTTGGGTAAAACTCACCTTTTTCTTCACATCTCGGGCCCCTTTTTGTTTGATCAGGTTTTATCTCCCAGACCAAGATTTCCAAGGAGAAATAAACCCAGATTTCTCCTAGTATTAGTGTGGAAGACAGGAATAATTTACCTCACAAAGAGCATCCAAACTTGACCAAAAAATACTGCTGTTTATAGTCTTCATTCACAGGAACACCAAGTGGTTTGTCATTGCCCAGCCCTGGAGAAGGAATTTTCCCTTGGGAATGGATGACTTTGGAAGCAGCTCCTTAAGGAGGAGCCCTGTACTGGTAAACAAACACCATTAGTTAAAACAACTCAATTAGTTTCAGGAAGTTAAATGGCAGCTTGAGGATTTATTGACCACTCtatatataattaaatatatgaacattttaaaatataaataaagttAATATAGATGTTTAATTTATATATGCAGTTAGAGAGGTAATTACTTAATacatagaaatattttcctcatatatataattttattttatatattatatgtaaTTACATACATTTAAACGTATCTCTTCGgatatataaataatttcctGGGATCACAGGGAATTAAAAAGAACTGGTGTAAGAAATAGAGATTCAGTGATTGAGATTCAGTGATTGAGAGACAGCCCGGGGTTTGGAGAAGTGTTGCAATTGCCAATCAGGACGAAAGGAAAACTCTGCAGGAACTTTCCTGctgcaatttatttttacattttctggtGATAATGATGAGCTGAATTTAAGACTTTTAGGTTCAGATTAACCCTTCAGTCAATTTGCCCAGAGTGTGCCTCCTAATTCTGCTGATATGAGGAATATTCATCCAAAATTTGAATTAGGAATGAAGGTTCAGATATAATGGAATACATGTTTTACAGCCAGGAAGAACCTTCGCAATTTCCTGAGTTATTTATTACTATATCCTTCTGCAAACACTTGGGAAGGACAATTTTCCCCATCCGGCAAAAAACTGTCTTAAAACCACTTAAAATTTCACCCTCTCTGATTGTTAAGATACTCACAGGTCCTTCAGCTGAAGTCCACAAGTTCCATCAGTCTGGCCAAAACCAGGAACTTTTCCGTTTCCATCCTCTAGTGTGGCTGGAATATTTAAGTTTTGCCCCATCCCCACATGACCAATTATCACAGGGTCTCTGAGGCACCTGAACACATAATGAGccttctccagaggcctggggaTCCATCCCAAGGTTTCTCCCTGGCATTTTAGGGATGGGATCCCCACAGCACATCAGAATTGATGCCTGCAGAGCCTGGGCGATGCCATTTGTGAGCACAACAATGCCAAGAGGAAACACCAAAACAAGGATTTTTGCTAAAGGCTTgaatttgaaagattttttaattCCATATTCTGGAATTATGGAGAATTCATGGAATTCTTTAATTCCATATTTCTCTTCTCACCCTCCCAAAGAAGCTTTACCTTCCCTGTTCCTCCAGCTCTCAGTCAGAGGTTCATTGCAGGAAGTCACTTGAGTGGCTGTCAATGCTTTTCTCCAGATGCTGGTGGATGTCCTTGCACTCAGAACACTCATCGATGGCTCATCTCCATCTTGGTGGCCACCACAACCTCCACATCTGCTCTCCTGTCCCAGTGTCTGGGACAATTATTCCCCACGGGCAACACtcagcattttctcttttccaagcTTATATGGTTCCCATCTGCCCATTTTTGACCAGGAAACCTCATTTTCAAAAGCCGTTTTGCAATGTGTTCTTCAAAATGGGTTCAGGAGACTCACGGGGAGTAAAGTGTACCAGCCAGAGAATCCTAGGAtggctggggttggaagggactttaaagctcatctcattccaatgccctgccttgggcagggacacaggacGACCCCTGAGGAATGTGTATCCACCAGGAGCAAACATCAATGCTGGACGTTCCATCTCCTTCCCACATGGTGGCTCCAGCTCCTCTCATGCATGGTCAGGTGCTGCTCCCACTGAAGTTGGACACAGTTCACCCTCATTTCCCCAGTGCCCACTTGCACAACAACCCAAAACCTTTTGGTTttgagagcagcagctccagcacaaaaCCACAACATGCACAGGGACAGTGCCATGGCCAGAGACCCAGGGTTTAATTCACTAAGGGCTCATGTTCCTGTTTAAAGGTCAGGTGATGACCAAGGCAAAACCAGCTGgacagagaaattaaaaccaTTAAATGGTTTCTCAAAACACTATTAAATATTGAAtacttttcaaatattttttgtattgCCAAAAAATGGCTGTAAGGCCCCAGAGCAAAGAGAGTTGCTTAATGTTTTAAATGCCTTAATGTTTTAATCAATTTAAAATTATGGGaggttaaataaaaaataatgttttaaaaaaaatattaaaaacaatcTTTAGTcctgtttaaagaaaaaaagtacaatCTTGTCTGCACCTAAATTAAACAATGTCCTGAGAgtggcagggaggagcagaagGGTGGGAGAACAGCCAGCATTACACAAAGAGGTTCATGGCACTGatcacagagtcatagaattggttaggttggaaaaatcctctgggatcatcaagtccaccATTCCCACAGCAGTGCCAAGGTCACCACAaatccatgtccccaagtgccatatccacatgccttttaaatccctccaggaatgtggattccaccactgccctggcaacctgttccagggctggacagcccttCCCATGAAGGAACTTTCCCTTttcaacctaaacctcccctggtgcaacttgaggaTGTTGTCTCCACATCTGTGGACATGTGAGTTGAGGCCCTTTGGGGCCCTGCTATGGGGCTTCAGTACAGCTGATAAAAGAGGAACAGGAACATAAATTACTCAGGGGAATTTTAATCAGGCAGTCAGACTAAATAATAACCAGGGAATTATTGGCAAGATTTGGGAACAAAGGATTCAGCTGAGTGACCTTGAGTGCCTGTGAGTTTTGTGTCATCAATAAATCAGCAAGCTACCTTGATTCTGGCTTGATTTAATCCAACTGAGCAGCTTCTCCTCCATCCCAAGTTGTTCTAAGTCTCTAGGAGAGTCTCATCACTCTGGATTTCGCCATGGACCTGGCACAGGGTGAGATAATGCAATGATTGgagggttttgggttttttcatatATGCAAGGCTTTAACAACAAATGCATCACAGAATtctggaatgatttgggttggaagggatctcaaaGCTCATTCAGTTCCGacctcctgctgtgggcagggacaccttccactagaccaggctgcttcCAAGCCTCATCCAGACACCAAAACTGGACTGAAATTGTTATTTTCAGCTGATATTGAATCAGCCAGCACATCATCTAAATCAAAGTGCAGAAGGCCCCAAAAATGTGTCTCTACATATTTCACAAAAATCCCAGCATATCACTCACATCTCCATTGTATCTGGCCACAATGTTAAAATGTCCAtgctcattttattttcctgagtCTCCTCCAAGCCTCCTTCACCTCCtagttcctcaggctgtagatcAAGGGGCTCAGCATGGGCATCACCACAGAGTAGAGCACAGCAGCCCCTTTATCTCCTCCCCTGGAGGTGTCTAACCTGGGGAGTAAGTACATGAAAATCAATGCCCCATAGAAGGCGCTGACAACAGTGAGGCGGGAGGCACAGGTGAAGAAGGCTTTGCACTTGCCCTCAGCCAAGCTGATGCTCAGGATAGTGGAGATGATGGCCACATAGGACACCAGGACCACCAGCATGCTGGGAACACTGAACAAAGATGAAGAAGTCCTTAAGATGACGAGGCTGAAGGTGGTGTCAGGGGTGGAGAGCGAGATCAGCAGGGAAATGTCACAGAAGAACAAGCTGGACATGCCAATGGTTTGTCCCAGGAGGTTTGTCCCAGGACCTGGTCACCAGCTGGGACCAGTGCTCTGGGGACATGACAAGGGGGTAGAGCAGGAGGTGGCAAATGGCCACATATCAGTCATAGGCCATCGTAGCCAGTAGGAAGCACTCAGTGACCAGAAACAGGCCAAAAGTGAACATCTGAGGCATGCACCTGGCACAGGCGATTCCCTTCTTccccaacaaaaccccaaccagCATCCTGGGAGTGATGATGGTGGAAGTGCAGAGGTTCACAAAAGCCAGGTTGCCCAGGAAATAATACATGGGGGAATGGAGCAGGGACTGGCTCTGATCAAGGTGATCATCCCCAGATTGCCCAGGATGGTGACATGGTAGGTgagcaggaacagcaggaagAGAGTGACCCAAGTTGCCAGGTCCTCAGTGAATCCCACCAAGCTGAACTCAGTTGCTTGGGTGCAATTTCTTCCTGGCATTCCTTCAAAGTGTGTTGTCTGTGTGTACTCCTTGCTGGAGGTTTCTTCCAGCTGGAAAACCCTCTTTGCAGTAGGATCTGTTTGGAGACAATCCCACAAGGTCTATAACAAGAGTTTAGGCACAGATTGATTAGACAGTGCTGGGTGGAAGTCATGGCATGGGTagggagaagctgcaggttACACAACCCTGAGGAGCTTTACCTTGGTGTTGCCTTCAATCCCCTGTGTGTGTTCAGTCTGGGACTTTGAAATCATCCAGCACAACCTGAAACACAGAGAAACCCAATAAAAGCTGTAAAAGACAGCACAGAATTGATTATTCCTTGTGTAGGCATCTGCCTACCGCTTGCTTCATCTATCTTCTCCATAGAATCCTGTAAGGGCTTGAGTTGGATGGGATCTTGAAGACCATCTCATtgcactccctgccatgggcagagacaccttccactaaaccagattgttccaagccctgtccagcatggtcttgaacacttccagagaagGGGCAGCCAAAACTTCCTGACTATGAAGTCTCCCCTCCCTCCT
This window of the Anomalospiza imberbis isolate Cuckoo-Finch-1a 21T00152 chromosome 6, ASM3175350v1, whole genome shotgun sequence genome carries:
- the LOC137476167 gene encoding LOW QUALITY PROTEIN: olfactory receptor 5AR1-like (The sequence of the model RefSeq protein was modified relative to this genomic sequence to represent the inferred CDS: inserted 2 bases in 1 codon) encodes the protein MYFEPNSKFCSSCISRLCLLLKTQPFLTCLCRKQKYPDSSSWLSRSTCIRMAAKGNGTRSAHFILSLFSEQGNVQVVLFVVFLVIYVITLLGSVGLLVLIWRVAQLHTPMYLFLSSLPFLDLCYSSFITPRLLQDLLDEDKVISHAACLMQFYFYVAFATTECFLLAAMAYDHYVAICCPLLYSLSMSRGICVXSYLAGVTNATLHTGLALRLSFCGPKVIKHFYCKGPLLFALSCTDPAPNELGMFITAGFSLAATILAILLSYTFILAAILGTFSAAGKRKAASTCASHLAVVVLFYGSLVSMYSQRSSGSSRERDKVASMFYTMVTPMLNPFIYSLRNQKVKAGLWRLMGRKHSAEK